The nucleotide window TTTCTTCATTCCAATATCTTTCTTAAGGGTGGGGGTTATCGAGTCCTTTGTTATCTATGCAAGAACTGGCGCATCCATGAAATGGCAAAAGAGGAAGTCCAGAATTGCCTACATGAGAAAGGAAAGTTCTTTTCTATTGGGTCTCTCAAATCTTTCTGGTTGCGCTACTATGGTATTGGATGCTATTTCAACATGGTCTTACTAAACATTGCAGTAGTTGTAGTTGGGTGGTTTTGGCTGACCGATACCATGGGTGGTTTGGGAGCAGTTTTGTTGATGACAGCTATTGGCTATTGGCATCGTAGTCTATTGAAAGAGAGTTTTATGAGTATATCTGATAAAGGCAAAGAAAAGTTTCCACAGATCGATTCTGCATTTCGTTGGTTTAATGATCCGATGAATAAGAAAAAGTCGCGCATAATCATCATGATTTTGATCTTTATGATTCTTTTATTCCCTTATCCTCGAACCGTAGGCGGTAAGTGTCGTTTGTTACCAGTTAAAGAACAGGGCATCAGGTCGCAAATTGTAGATGAAATTATCACCATTCATGTGCAAGGAGGAGAATGGGTTCAAAAAGGTCAATTACTTGTCACGCTGAGTGGCCGCGATCTTAGAGAGGAATTATCCAATGCACGCGTGTCCTACGACGTCCACCGCAGCGAGGAAGAATACTGGTCTAAGGACTATGATATTCTTCAAAGACTCCAAAACCAAAATGCGGCAACTCAACGTCAGTTAGAGCTTTCCAAAAAGGAGCGCGATATCGCCAAGTCGAGAGCAGAGGGTCTAAAAAGCACCATCGAATATTTAGAGGGACAACTCGAATTTACGGAAATCAAAGCACCTATTGAAGGACGAGTGGTGACACCCTATCTAGAACGTCGTATTGGGCAGGTTGCTCAGAAAGGTGAATTACTTGTCACCATACAGGACACTTCCAATCTGTTGATTGAAGTAGCTGCGGATCAAGATGCAGCAAAAACCAGTGAAATCGGAATGAATGTAAGTGCCCGGCTACATGGGCTCGATGGCGCCTTAGTAAAAGGTGAGGTGGTGAGTGTGAGCAACATTGTGACGAGTGGTTCTTCACTGAATATTGATCCTGTTCGAACAGATCGTGAAACCAGTTTTCAGTCATCCATTGATAGTGCGGCGGAGGAAGACTTCAGCTATCGTATTTATGCGGAACTCCATGAAACAGACTATGAGCTTAAGCCTGGTATGACGGGTTACAGTAAAATTAGCGTGGGTTGGGACTTCTTGTTTTATGCCTACCTTCGTCCGGTTATTCGCTTTGTCCGAACCGAAGTCTGGAGTTGGATTCCTTAGACTTTGAGCACTGCTTTATGAGGCAACAAAAAGGTGA belongs to Verrucomicrobiota bacterium and includes:
- a CDS encoding HlyD family efflux transporter periplasmic adaptor subunit; protein product: MSANPSIDLDSLLVTRAGPSRYLLTQKNTGKCFELKHQEFYLLQLFDGTRSFEKIQVLYKKRFNASIAVRQIRNFFQKLGEEQFHEPSGSYDNASEIDQGVLRLHSTKEHKEILNQLFCGLNNVIGWTLHPLMFLTILLMLPQAIMIAYHDWDLFFKEYYVFLHGDFPTPIVILIAVACILILVNIPRELIVGIACRKFGGQVEAFRFFWYKGLLPRFLCSIGDSFPLVSAKGQAYIIGAPNWYHLGLCIVSILCWKHTDNHTALHSVWLLITFISCLTLFLHSNIFLKGGGYRVLCYLCKNWRIHEMAKEEVQNCLHEKGKFFSIGSLKSFWLRYYGIGCYFNMVLLNIAVVVVGWFWLTDTMGGLGAVLLMTAIGYWHRSLLKESFMSISDKGKEKFPQIDSAFRWFNDPMNKKKSRIIIMILIFMILLFPYPRTVGGKCRLLPVKEQGIRSQIVDEIITIHVQGGEWVQKGQLLVTLSGRDLREELSNARVSYDVHRSEEEYWSKDYDILQRLQNQNAATQRQLELSKKERDIAKSRAEGLKSTIEYLEGQLEFTEIKAPIEGRVVTPYLERRIGQVAQKGELLVTIQDTSNLLIEVAADQDAAKTSEIGMNVSARLHGLDGALVKGEVVSVSNIVTSGSSLNIDPVRTDRETSFQSSIDSAAEEDFSYRIYAELHETDYELKPGMTGYSKISVGWDFLFYAYLRPVIRFVRTEVWSWIP